The nucleotide window GCCGCACTTTTTGGCTCTTATTTGGGGGCAAAAATCATACTGCTTTTATCTGCTCAAATGGTATCGTTTATCATCATGGCACTTTTGCCTTTCGGGCTTTTTATAGCCATTTTTAAAAAGCTTTTAAAGCCTAGACAAAGCAGGCAAAACACAGGCTTGATAGCTAGCTTTATTACTTGTTTTGTGGTGGGATTTTATGACGGATTTTTTGGTCCAGGTACTGGGAGCTTGTTTATAATTGCGCTTAGTTTTTTAAATGGGCTTAGTCTGCTTGAATCCAGTGGGACGTCAAAGATACTGAACTTATCCTCAAATATCGGCGCATTTATCGCTTTTGCCATGGCTGGAGAGATGGCATTTTTACTTGGGATTCCTATGATAATCTCTAGCGTCGTGGCAAATCACATAGCCAGCCTACATGCGATAAAAACAGACGGAGCTTTGGTGCAAAAGGTGCTTTATGCCGTTGTTTTGCTTATGCTTTGCACTCTTGTGTATCAGGCTATACAAGGGTTTTAAGTGTGATTTTTTCTAAAAAATATATCCGCACC belongs to Campylobacter sp. 19-13652 and includes:
- a CDS encoding TSUP family transporter; amino-acid sequence: MFIDDSLMQTSAFWGIVVLSIASFIAGYIDAIAGGAGLVLIPAFMLAGFTPQFALGQEKLVSTIGTFAAIKNFAKGGHIVLKVLPTGILAALFGSYLGAKIILLLSAQMVSFIIMALLPFGLFIAIFKKLLKPRQSRQNTGLIASFITCFVVGFYDGFFGPGTGSLFIIALSFLNGLSLLESSGTSKILNLSSNIGAFIAFAMAGEMAFLLGIPMIISSVVANHIASLHAIKTDGALVQKVLYAVVLLMLCTLVYQAIQGF